From the genome of Vicia villosa cultivar HV-30 ecotype Madison, WI linkage group LG2, Vvil1.0, whole genome shotgun sequence, one region includes:
- the LOC131647034 gene encoding uncharacterized protein LOC131647034 isoform X1, with translation MERQNIAYQILVDRCRSLEEKQVKLTEQFNELMQEKVKDDEDYSAAGFFSGFFFSISPYANVLKCMGHAVHIHRVSSGEIIYWNDSAETLYGWRENEIIGQRVADFLVAEEYYASLRKILQHLITGVPWSGQFPFKKRSGEIFMAMVTKTPFYEGGELVGVITVSSDASVFNSKGFEERRTCQSRVKDQPGIQRLKRIQWPPRPQIASSVPNVAARVLAKLRSGRGGEQRKDTRSIKDNCTTDDNSGSNRMNNGNDLSGSSVELTMHQDISNGEDKEGNLQKCNSLFDVNITDPKISAHGTSSDLRDSSAKPFSKDCCECSGSPYPEDPLLRLRCPFNPKKLEPEAMNKDEVQKQQEGLPLASSKESIGDNPSSSSKEKGESNSIVECDIHWEDLQLRKEIGQGSYAVVYHGIWNASDVAVKVYFGNGYAEETLRDYKKEVDIMKRLRHPNVLLFMGAIYSQERHAIVTELLPRGSLFRTLHKNNQTFDIRRHLRMALDVARGMNYLHHRNPPIVHRDLKSSNLLVDKNWNVKVGDFGLSKLKEATLLTTKSGRGTFYCSLCQMQPQWMAPEVLRSEPSNEKSDVFSYGVVLWEIMTQSIPWKNLNSLQVVGVVGFMNRRLDLPEGLDPHVASIINDCWQSDPEQRPSFEELVQRMMLILNRVTTLSLKRIAES, from the exons ATGGAGAGACAAAATATTGCGTATCAAATTCTGGTTGATCGGTGTCGGAGCTTGGAGGAGAAACAAGTGAAATTAACGGAGCAGTTCAATGAGTTGATGCAGGAGAAGGTCAAAGACGATGAAGATTATTCAGCCGCTGGTTTCTTTTCCGGTTTCTTCTTCTCTATAAGTCCATATGCTAATGTTTTGAAATGCATGGGACATGCCGTTCATATCCATAGAGTTTCCTCCGGCGAGATCATATACTG GAATGATTCGGCAGAAACTCTATATGGATGGAGGGAGAATGAGATAATTGGACAAAGAGTAGCGGATTTCCTAGTTGCTGAGGAATATTACGCATCTCTACGAAAAATTCTACAACACTTGATCACAGGAGTGCCGTGGTCTGGGCAGTTTCCTTTCAAGAAGAGGTCTGGTGAAATATTTATGGCAATGGTAACAAAAACTCCTTTTTACGAAGGCGGCGAGCTTGTTGGTGTCATCACTGTTTCTAGTGATGCATCTGTATTTAACTCTAAGGGTTTCGAAGAACGAAGAACTTGCCAATCTCGTGTGAAGGACCAACCGGGAATTCAAAGGTTAAAAAGGATTCAGTGGCCTCCACGTCCACAAATTGCATCATCTGTTCCTAATGTG GCAGCTAGAGTCCTTGCTAAGCTTCGAAGTGGGAGAGGTGGAGAACAAAGGAAGGATACTAGAAGTATTAAAGATAATTGCACAACTGATGATAATTCAGGAAGTAATAGAATGAATAATGGAAATGATTTATCTGGAAGTTCAGTTGAATTAACCATGCACCAGGATATTTCTaatggagaagataaagaaggaAATCTCCAAAAATGTAATTCTTTATTTGATGTAAATATAACAGATCCAAAAATTTCTGCACATGGAACTTCTAGTGATCTCAGAGATAGTTCAGCTAAACCATTCTCAAAGGACTGTTGTGAATGTTCTGGTTCTCCCTATCCCGAAGACCCTTTGTTAAGATTACGCTGTCCGTTCAATCCAAAGAAATTGGAGCCAGAAGCAATGAATAAGGATGAAGTGCAAAAGCAACAAGAAGGGTTGCCGTTGGCGAGCTCGAAGGAGAGTATTGGTGACAATCCGAGTTCATCAAGCAAAGAGAAAGGTGAATCAAACTCTATTGTAGAGTGTGATATCCATTGGGAAGACCTTCAATTAAGAAAAGAGATTGGGCAAG GTTCTTATGCTGTTGTTTATCATGGAATTTGGAATGCGTCG GATGTTGCTGTCAAGGTTTACTTTGGGAATGGATATGCTGAGGAGACTTTAAGAGACTACAAAAAAGAG GTTGATATAATGAAAAGATTGAGACACCCTAATGTATTGCTTTTCATGGGAGCAATCTATTCTCAGGAAAGGCATGCCATTGTGACAGAGTTGTTACCTAG AGGAAGCCTTTTCAGAACACTTCACAAGAACAATCAAACATTTGACATCAGAAGGCATCTTAGAATGGCTCTTGATGTT GCTAGAGGAATGAATTATCTTCATCACAGAAATCCACCAATAGTGCATAGAGACCTAAAATCTTCCAACCTGCTTGTTGATAAAAACTGGAATGTCAAG GTTGGAGACTTTGGCTTGTCGAAGTTGAAGGAAGCAACTTTATTGACTACCAAATCCGGAAGAGGAACC TTTTATTGTTCTCTCTGTCAAATGCAGCCTCAATGGATGGCCCCTGAAGTTCTCCGCAGTGAACCTTCAAATGAAAA GTCCGATGTGTTCAGCTATGGCGTCGTCCTATGGGAAATAATGACTCAATCTATTCCATGGAAAAATTTGAATTCCTTACAG GTTGTTGGAGTAGTAGGCTTTATGAATAGAAGACTGGACCTACCGGAGGGGCTGGATCCCCATGTAGCTTCAATCATAAATGACTGCTGGCAAAG TGATCCAGAACAACGACCATCATTTGAAGAGCTAGTGCAGAGAATGATGTTGATTCTCAACAGAGTAACAACTTTGTCATTGAAGAGAATTGCAGAATCCTGA
- the LOC131647034 gene encoding uncharacterized protein LOC131647034 isoform X3 — protein sequence MERQNIAYQILVDRCRSLEEKQVKLTEQFNELMQEKVKDDEDYSAAGFFSGFFFSISPYANVLKCMGHAVHIHRVSSGEIIYWNDSAETLYGWRENEIIGQRVADFLVAEEYYASLRKILQHLITGVPWSGQFPFKKRSGEIFMAMVTKTPFYEGGELVGVITVSSDASVFNSKGFEERRTCQSRVKDQPGIQRLKRIQWPPRPQIASSVPNVAARVLAKLRSGRGGEQRKDTRSIKDNCTTDDNSGSNRMNNGNDLSGSSVELTMHQDISNGEDKEGNLQKCNSLFDVNITDPKISAHGTSSDLRDSSAKPFSKDCCECSGSPYPEDPLLRLRCPFNPKKLEPEAMNKDEVQKQQEGLPLASSKESIGDNPSSSSKEKGESNSIVECDIHWEDLQLRKEIGQGSYAVVYHGIWNASDVAVKVYFGNGYAEETLRDYKKEVDIMKRLRHPNVLLFMGAIYSQERHAIVTELLPRGSLFRTLHKNNQTFDIRRHLRMALDVARGMNYLHHRNPPIVHRDLKSSNLLVDKNWNVKVGDFGLSKLKEATLLTTKSGRGTPQWMAPEVLRSEPSNEK from the exons ATGGAGAGACAAAATATTGCGTATCAAATTCTGGTTGATCGGTGTCGGAGCTTGGAGGAGAAACAAGTGAAATTAACGGAGCAGTTCAATGAGTTGATGCAGGAGAAGGTCAAAGACGATGAAGATTATTCAGCCGCTGGTTTCTTTTCCGGTTTCTTCTTCTCTATAAGTCCATATGCTAATGTTTTGAAATGCATGGGACATGCCGTTCATATCCATAGAGTTTCCTCCGGCGAGATCATATACTG GAATGATTCGGCAGAAACTCTATATGGATGGAGGGAGAATGAGATAATTGGACAAAGAGTAGCGGATTTCCTAGTTGCTGAGGAATATTACGCATCTCTACGAAAAATTCTACAACACTTGATCACAGGAGTGCCGTGGTCTGGGCAGTTTCCTTTCAAGAAGAGGTCTGGTGAAATATTTATGGCAATGGTAACAAAAACTCCTTTTTACGAAGGCGGCGAGCTTGTTGGTGTCATCACTGTTTCTAGTGATGCATCTGTATTTAACTCTAAGGGTTTCGAAGAACGAAGAACTTGCCAATCTCGTGTGAAGGACCAACCGGGAATTCAAAGGTTAAAAAGGATTCAGTGGCCTCCACGTCCACAAATTGCATCATCTGTTCCTAATGTG GCAGCTAGAGTCCTTGCTAAGCTTCGAAGTGGGAGAGGTGGAGAACAAAGGAAGGATACTAGAAGTATTAAAGATAATTGCACAACTGATGATAATTCAGGAAGTAATAGAATGAATAATGGAAATGATTTATCTGGAAGTTCAGTTGAATTAACCATGCACCAGGATATTTCTaatggagaagataaagaaggaAATCTCCAAAAATGTAATTCTTTATTTGATGTAAATATAACAGATCCAAAAATTTCTGCACATGGAACTTCTAGTGATCTCAGAGATAGTTCAGCTAAACCATTCTCAAAGGACTGTTGTGAATGTTCTGGTTCTCCCTATCCCGAAGACCCTTTGTTAAGATTACGCTGTCCGTTCAATCCAAAGAAATTGGAGCCAGAAGCAATGAATAAGGATGAAGTGCAAAAGCAACAAGAAGGGTTGCCGTTGGCGAGCTCGAAGGAGAGTATTGGTGACAATCCGAGTTCATCAAGCAAAGAGAAAGGTGAATCAAACTCTATTGTAGAGTGTGATATCCATTGGGAAGACCTTCAATTAAGAAAAGAGATTGGGCAAG GTTCTTATGCTGTTGTTTATCATGGAATTTGGAATGCGTCG GATGTTGCTGTCAAGGTTTACTTTGGGAATGGATATGCTGAGGAGACTTTAAGAGACTACAAAAAAGAG GTTGATATAATGAAAAGATTGAGACACCCTAATGTATTGCTTTTCATGGGAGCAATCTATTCTCAGGAAAGGCATGCCATTGTGACAGAGTTGTTACCTAG AGGAAGCCTTTTCAGAACACTTCACAAGAACAATCAAACATTTGACATCAGAAGGCATCTTAGAATGGCTCTTGATGTT GCTAGAGGAATGAATTATCTTCATCACAGAAATCCACCAATAGTGCATAGAGACCTAAAATCTTCCAACCTGCTTGTTGATAAAAACTGGAATGTCAAG GTTGGAGACTTTGGCTTGTCGAAGTTGAAGGAAGCAACTTTATTGACTACCAAATCCGGAAGAGGAACC CCTCAATGGATGGCCCCTGAAGTTCTCCGCAGTGAACCTTCAAATGAAAAGTAA
- the LOC131647034 gene encoding serine/threonine-protein kinase STY46 isoform X2 — translation MERQNIAYQILVDRCRSLEEKQVKLTEQFNELMQEKVKDDEDYSAAGFFSGFFFSISPYANVLKCMGHAVHIHRVSSGEIIYWNDSAETLYGWRENEIIGQRVADFLVAEEYYASLRKILQHLITGVPWSGQFPFKKRSGEIFMAMVTKTPFYEGGELVGVITVSSDASVFNSKGFEERRTCQSRVKDQPGIQRLKRIQWPPRPQIASSVPNVAARVLAKLRSGRGGEQRKDTRSIKDNCTTDDNSGNPKISAHGTSSDLRDSSAKPFSKDCCECSGSPYPEDPLLRLRCPFNPKKLEPEAMNKDEVQKQQEGLPLASSKESIGDNPSSSSKEKGESNSIVECDIHWEDLQLRKEIGQGSYAVVYHGIWNASDVAVKVYFGNGYAEETLRDYKKEVDIMKRLRHPNVLLFMGAIYSQERHAIVTELLPRGSLFRTLHKNNQTFDIRRHLRMALDVARGMNYLHHRNPPIVHRDLKSSNLLVDKNWNVKVGDFGLSKLKEATLLTTKSGRGTFYCSLCQMQPQWMAPEVLRSEPSNEKSDVFSYGVVLWEIMTQSIPWKNLNSLQVVGVVGFMNRRLDLPEGLDPHVASIINDCWQSDPEQRPSFEELVQRMMLILNRVTTLSLKRIAES, via the exons ATGGAGAGACAAAATATTGCGTATCAAATTCTGGTTGATCGGTGTCGGAGCTTGGAGGAGAAACAAGTGAAATTAACGGAGCAGTTCAATGAGTTGATGCAGGAGAAGGTCAAAGACGATGAAGATTATTCAGCCGCTGGTTTCTTTTCCGGTTTCTTCTTCTCTATAAGTCCATATGCTAATGTTTTGAAATGCATGGGACATGCCGTTCATATCCATAGAGTTTCCTCCGGCGAGATCATATACTG GAATGATTCGGCAGAAACTCTATATGGATGGAGGGAGAATGAGATAATTGGACAAAGAGTAGCGGATTTCCTAGTTGCTGAGGAATATTACGCATCTCTACGAAAAATTCTACAACACTTGATCACAGGAGTGCCGTGGTCTGGGCAGTTTCCTTTCAAGAAGAGGTCTGGTGAAATATTTATGGCAATGGTAACAAAAACTCCTTTTTACGAAGGCGGCGAGCTTGTTGGTGTCATCACTGTTTCTAGTGATGCATCTGTATTTAACTCTAAGGGTTTCGAAGAACGAAGAACTTGCCAATCTCGTGTGAAGGACCAACCGGGAATTCAAAGGTTAAAAAGGATTCAGTGGCCTCCACGTCCACAAATTGCATCATCTGTTCCTAATGTG GCAGCTAGAGTCCTTGCTAAGCTTCGAAGTGGGAGAGGTGGAGAACAAAGGAAGGATACTAGAAGTATTAAAGATAATTGCACAACTGATGATAATTCAGGAA ATCCAAAAATTTCTGCACATGGAACTTCTAGTGATCTCAGAGATAGTTCAGCTAAACCATTCTCAAAGGACTGTTGTGAATGTTCTGGTTCTCCCTATCCCGAAGACCCTTTGTTAAGATTACGCTGTCCGTTCAATCCAAAGAAATTGGAGCCAGAAGCAATGAATAAGGATGAAGTGCAAAAGCAACAAGAAGGGTTGCCGTTGGCGAGCTCGAAGGAGAGTATTGGTGACAATCCGAGTTCATCAAGCAAAGAGAAAGGTGAATCAAACTCTATTGTAGAGTGTGATATCCATTGGGAAGACCTTCAATTAAGAAAAGAGATTGGGCAAG GTTCTTATGCTGTTGTTTATCATGGAATTTGGAATGCGTCG GATGTTGCTGTCAAGGTTTACTTTGGGAATGGATATGCTGAGGAGACTTTAAGAGACTACAAAAAAGAG GTTGATATAATGAAAAGATTGAGACACCCTAATGTATTGCTTTTCATGGGAGCAATCTATTCTCAGGAAAGGCATGCCATTGTGACAGAGTTGTTACCTAG AGGAAGCCTTTTCAGAACACTTCACAAGAACAATCAAACATTTGACATCAGAAGGCATCTTAGAATGGCTCTTGATGTT GCTAGAGGAATGAATTATCTTCATCACAGAAATCCACCAATAGTGCATAGAGACCTAAAATCTTCCAACCTGCTTGTTGATAAAAACTGGAATGTCAAG GTTGGAGACTTTGGCTTGTCGAAGTTGAAGGAAGCAACTTTATTGACTACCAAATCCGGAAGAGGAACC TTTTATTGTTCTCTCTGTCAAATGCAGCCTCAATGGATGGCCCCTGAAGTTCTCCGCAGTGAACCTTCAAATGAAAA GTCCGATGTGTTCAGCTATGGCGTCGTCCTATGGGAAATAATGACTCAATCTATTCCATGGAAAAATTTGAATTCCTTACAG GTTGTTGGAGTAGTAGGCTTTATGAATAGAAGACTGGACCTACCGGAGGGGCTGGATCCCCATGTAGCTTCAATCATAAATGACTGCTGGCAAAG TGATCCAGAACAACGACCATCATTTGAAGAGCTAGTGCAGAGAATGATGTTGATTCTCAACAGAGTAACAACTTTGTCATTGAAGAGAATTGCAGAATCCTGA